One Halarcobacter ebronensis genomic window carries:
- a CDS encoding tyrosine-type recombinase/integrase has translation MLLQNAIEKFRFHCKYEKNLNSKTLRAYDIDINQFLERFINYEIKKINKYDLKDWVEALYVNDYKVKTIKRKIAVLKAFFNYLEFDDLIDLNPFRKLKLSLKEPKLLPKTLELQEIKKILKYLYTLKNEYRYKNSCSYKLLVRDIVSIEILFSTGIRVSELSNLKLDAINIKTGIIKIFGKGSKERIIQICDQEVLSLIKEYSKLFGIEKDIEGYFLLNRLNKKFSEQSIRLMIQKYQNKIGLNKHVTPHMFRHSFATLLLEEGVDVRYIQNMLGHASISTTQIYTKVNMKHQRKLLRTKHPRKTFNFSI, from the coding sequence ATGCTACTACAAAATGCAATTGAAAAATTTAGATTTCATTGTAAATATGAAAAAAATTTAAACTCAAAAACCCTTCGTGCATACGATATAGATATAAATCAATTTTTAGAAAGGTTTATTAACTACGAAATAAAAAAAATCAATAAATATGATTTAAAAGATTGGGTTGAAGCTTTATATGTGAATGATTATAAAGTTAAAACAATAAAAAGAAAAATTGCTGTATTAAAAGCTTTTTTTAATTATTTAGAATTTGATGATTTAATTGATCTTAACCCATTTCGGAAATTAAAACTATCATTAAAAGAACCTAAACTTTTACCAAAAACTTTGGAGTTACAAGAGATAAAAAAGATTTTAAAATATCTATATACATTAAAAAATGAGTATAGATACAAAAATTCTTGTAGTTATAAATTGTTAGTAAGAGATATTGTTTCAATTGAGATACTTTTTTCAACGGGAATAAGAGTGTCTGAATTATCAAATTTAAAACTTGATGCAATAAATATAAAAACTGGAATAATTAAAATTTTTGGAAAAGGATCTAAAGAAAGAATAATTCAAATATGTGATCAAGAAGTTTTATCTTTAATAAAAGAGTATTCAAAACTTTTTGGCATAGAAAAAGATATTGAAGGATATTTTTTACTAAATAGATTAAATAAGAAATTTTCAGAACAATCAATAAGATTAATGATTCAAAAGTATCAAAATAAAATAGGTTTGAATAAACATGTGACACCTCACATGTTTAGACATTCATTTGCAACTTTGCTTCTAGAAGAAGGTGTAGATGTACGTTATATTCAAAATATGTTAGGTCATGCATCTATCTCTACTACTCAAATATATACAAAAGTAAATATGAAGCATCAAAGAAAATTGCTACGTACAAAACATCCTAGAAAAACTTTTAATTTCTCTATATAA
- the mnmG gene encoding tRNA uridine-5-carboxymethylaminomethyl(34) synthesis enzyme MnmG — translation MEYDVIVVGGGHAGIEASLVAARMGKKTLLITMLVEQIGAASCNPAIGGLAKGHLVRELDAIGGEMGLCTDNTGIQFRILNASKGAAVQGSRAQIDMDEYRHYMRKVCHNTPNLEVYQDEVTSLIVEDNCVCGVRTKLTEEFKAKKVILTTGTFMRGLVHIGENKYEAGRAWELPSSTLSIQLKELGLKVGRLKTGTPSRIDAKSINFDVMEAHGGDEKPTPFSFRTDKSNFNPTQHPCYITYTNLGTHETISSNFHRAPLFTGQIEGRGPRYCPSIEDKVSRFSERERHQLFLEPQTAMCTEYYINGLSSSLPIDVQKEMIHSIKGLENAKIVRYGYAIEYDYVDPTELQHTLETKKLKNLYNAGQINATTGYEEAAAQGLMAGINAALAIDNKEPFVLRRDEAYIGVLIDDLVTKGTNEPYRMFTSRAEYRLLLREESADLRLSKYGHEFGLISDEQLQKVEEKRETINSAVEFMANEWFTSKKENLELLENLGEEKIKDRAQLIDIVGRNTVDSAKFDKLVPSLANTPEYLKEQIIIEAKYYRYVDKQKRQIEKMKKMLQMKIPEDFDYKAIPGLSNEVVEKLIKFNPPTLFNASEISGVTPAAIDILHMYVNVKCQKQEKLIIGNKK, via the coding sequence ATGGAATATGACGTAATAGTAGTAGGAGGAGGTCACGCAGGAATTGAGGCCTCTTTGGTAGCTGCTAGAATGGGTAAAAAAACCCTACTTATTACAATGCTTGTAGAGCAAATTGGTGCCGCAAGTTGTAACCCAGCTATTGGTGGACTTGCTAAAGGTCACTTGGTAAGAGAACTTGATGCAATTGGTGGAGAGATGGGATTATGTACAGATAATACTGGTATCCAATTTAGAATATTAAATGCTTCAAAGGGTGCAGCTGTTCAAGGAAGTAGAGCTCAAATAGATATGGATGAGTATAGACACTATATGAGAAAAGTGTGTCACAATACTCCTAATCTTGAGGTTTATCAAGATGAAGTAACTTCACTAATTGTTGAAGATAACTGTGTATGTGGAGTAAGAACAAAACTAACTGAAGAGTTTAAAGCAAAAAAAGTAATCCTTACAACAGGTACTTTTATGAGAGGTTTAGTTCATATTGGTGAAAACAAATATGAAGCGGGAAGAGCATGGGAATTACCCTCTTCTACCCTATCAATTCAGTTAAAAGAGCTTGGATTAAAAGTTGGAAGACTTAAAACTGGAACACCATCAAGAATAGATGCAAAATCTATAAACTTTGATGTAATGGAAGCTCATGGTGGAGATGAAAAACCAACACCTTTTTCATTTAGAACAGATAAAAGTAATTTTAACCCTACTCAACATCCATGTTATATCACATATACAAACCTAGGAACCCATGAGACTATCTCTAGTAACTTCCATAGAGCGCCACTTTTTACAGGACAAATAGAGGGGAGAGGACCTAGATATTGCCCAAGTATTGAAGATAAAGTTAGTAGATTTTCTGAAAGAGAGAGACATCAACTATTTTTAGAACCTCAAACAGCAATGTGTACAGAGTACTATATAAATGGACTTTCAAGTTCACTACCTATTGATGTGCAAAAAGAGATGATTCACTCAATAAAAGGTTTGGAAAATGCAAAAATAGTTAGATATGGTTATGCTATTGAATATGACTATGTTGACCCAACTGAACTGCAGCACACGCTAGAAACTAAAAAATTAAAAAACCTCTACAATGCTGGACAAATCAATGCAACAACTGGTTATGAAGAAGCTGCTGCACAAGGACTTATGGCAGGGATTAACGCAGCTCTTGCAATAGATAATAAAGAACCATTTGTACTTAGACGAGATGAAGCATATATTGGTGTACTAATTGATGATTTAGTTACAAAAGGTACAAATGAACCATATAGAATGTTTACTAGCCGTGCTGAATATAGACTACTTCTTAGAGAAGAGAGTGCAGATTTAAGGCTATCAAAATATGGTCATGAGTTTGGACTAATTTCAGATGAACAGTTACAAAAAGTTGAAGAGAAAAGAGAGACTATAAATAGTGCTGTTGAATTTATGGCAAATGAGTGGTTCACTTCTAAAAAAGAGAATCTAGAACTACTTGAAAACTTAGGTGAAGAGAAAATCAAAGATAGAGCCCAACTAATAGATATAGTTGGAAGAAATACTGTTGACTCTGCAAAATTTGATAAGCTAGTACCAAGTTTGGCAAATACACCAGAATATCTAAAAGAACAAATCATAATAGAAGCAAAATATTATAGATATGTGGATAAACAAAAAAGACAAATTGAGAAGATGAAAAAAATGCTTCAAATGAAAATACCTGAGGATTTTGATTATAAAGCAATCCCTGGATTATCAAATGAAGTTGTTGAAAAACTAATAAAATTTAATCCACCAACACTATTTAATGCAAGTGAAATTTCAGGTGTAACACCAGCAGCAATTGATATTTTACATATGTATGTAAATGTAAAATGTCAAAAGCAAGAAAAATTGATAATAGGAAATAAAAAGTGA